From a single Calothrix sp. NIES-2098 genomic region:
- a CDS encoding heat shock protein DnaJ domain-containing protein, translating to MSELERYYRVLELEPGATLEEVNQAYKDLVFVWHPDRIPQDNHRLQQKAQEKIKAFNEARDKLRSFKLKHQHTHHKQHTQHTQNTQHTTYSPPPQPKKPPETPYQQPPKNPDLSGQDFSRANLSNKDLSGRNLSFANLSGANLSDTFMHKVNLRGANLSEANLFRANLLLADLREANLRSANLIGADLSGADLRGADLTGARIRSGERLLVKLIGANLAGAIMPDGAVHQ from the coding sequence ATGAGCGAGTTGGAACGGTATTATAGAGTCTTGGAATTAGAGCCTGGTGCCACACTTGAGGAAGTGAACCAGGCTTATAAAGATTTGGTCTTTGTATGGCATCCCGATCGCATTCCCCAAGACAATCACCGTTTACAACAAAAAGCACAAGAAAAAATTAAGGCATTCAACGAAGCACGCGATAAATTGCGTTCGTTCAAACTTAAGCATCAACATACACATCATAAGCAACATACACAGCATACTCAAAATACTCAACATACAACTTACTCGCCGCCACCTCAACCGAAAAAGCCACCTGAAACACCCTATCAACAACCACCAAAAAATCCTGATTTGAGTGGACAAGATTTTAGTAGGGCAAATTTAAGCAACAAAGATTTATCGGGAAGAAACCTGAGTTTTGCCAATTTGAGTGGTGCGAATCTCAGCGATACTTTTATGCACAAAGTAAATTTAAGAGGTGCAAATTTATCGGAAGCAAATCTATTTAGAGCTAATCTACTTTTAGCCGATCTCCGAGAAGCCAATTTGCGCTCGGCTAATTTAATCGGAGCAGATCTTAGCGGTGCTGACTTGCGGGGAGCCGACTTGACAGGCGCGCGGATTCGCTCTGGCGAGCGCCTTTTGGTTAAACTAATCGGCGCTAATTTAGCTGGAGCCATTATGCCTGATGGTGCAGTTCATCAATAA